From the Nodularia sp. NIES-3585 genome, one window contains:
- the urtE gene encoding urea ABC transporter ATP-binding subunit UrtE, which yields MLKIANLNVYYSESHILRNVDLSVPPGQMICLIGRNGVGKTTLLKTIMGLLPPRSGTINLAGELINSKSPDQRAKMGIGYVPQGREIIPRLTVKENLLLGLEARRKKLKKVEISEEIFSLFPVLKTMLSRMGGDLSGGQQQQLAIARALMGEPQLLVLDEPTEGIQPSIILEIEAAVRRIVETKGISVLLVEQHLHFVRQADYYYAMQKGGIVASGSTHELSQDVIQKFLAV from the coding sequence ATGCTAAAAATTGCTAACCTCAACGTTTACTACAGCGAAAGCCATATATTACGTAACGTAGATTTAAGCGTACCACCAGGGCAAATGATCTGCCTAATTGGCCGTAACGGCGTAGGTAAAACAACTCTACTCAAAACAATCATGGGGTTACTCCCACCCCGCAGTGGCACAATTAACTTAGCCGGGGAATTAATCAACTCCAAATCTCCAGACCAAAGGGCAAAAATGGGAATTGGCTATGTTCCTCAAGGTCGAGAGATTATCCCCCGTTTGACAGTCAAAGAAAATTTGCTTTTAGGGTTAGAAGCTAGGCGAAAAAAACTAAAAAAGGTAGAAATTTCCGAAGAGATTTTCAGCTTATTTCCTGTGTTGAAAACCATGTTATCGCGCATGGGTGGTGATTTGAGTGGTGGACAACAACAACAACTAGCGATCGCGCGTGCTTTAATGGGAGAACCTCAGCTACTCGTATTAGATGAACCCACCGAAGGTATTCAACCCTCAATCATCCTCGAAATTGAAGCCGCAGTCCGCCGCATCGTTGAAACCAAAGGCATTTCTGTTTTATTAGTAGAACAGCACTTACACTTTGTCCGTCAGGCTGATTACTATTACGCCATGCAAAAAGGCGGTATTGTCGCCTCTGGTTCCACCCACGAACTGAGTCAGGATGTGATTCAAAAGTTTTTGGCTGTTTAA
- the urtD gene encoding urea ABC transporter ATP-binding protein UrtD produces MNAKILETENVTVSFDGFKAINQLNFSMDAGELRVVIGPNGAGKTTFLDVITGKVQPSIGRVLFKGKNLHSLSEHQIARLGIGRKFQTPRIYLNLTPRENLEITSNRNKNVFSTLFKPSHAGEKNSIKGLLETVGLTPKADISAGLLSHGEKQRLEIGMLVAQSPDLLLVDEPVAGLTDEETYNIGELLLTLAQTHSILVIEHDMEFVRQIARKVTVLHEGTVLCEGSFTEIQNNPSVIEVYLGQQQE; encoded by the coding sequence ATGAACGCCAAAATCTTGGAAACTGAAAACGTAACTGTGAGTTTTGATGGCTTTAAAGCCATAAACCAACTCAATTTCAGCATGGATGCGGGAGAATTGCGGGTAGTAATTGGTCCCAACGGTGCAGGAAAAACAACATTTCTAGATGTAATTACAGGCAAAGTGCAACCAAGCATTGGCAGAGTTTTATTCAAAGGAAAAAATCTGCATTCTTTATCTGAACATCAAATAGCACGGTTAGGAATTGGGCGTAAATTCCAAACACCGCGAATTTATTTAAATTTAACACCCCGTGAAAACCTAGAAATTACCAGCAACCGCAATAAAAATGTCTTCTCCACTTTATTTAAACCTTCCCATGCTGGAGAAAAAAACAGTATTAAAGGGTTATTAGAAACAGTCGGTTTAACACCTAAAGCAGACATTTCCGCTGGGTTACTTTCCCACGGAGAAAAGCAACGTTTAGAAATTGGGATGTTAGTAGCACAGTCCCCAGACTTATTACTAGTAGATGAACCAGTTGCCGGTTTAACAGACGAAGAAACCTACAACATCGGCGAACTCCTATTAACACTAGCCCAAACTCATTCAATTCTAGTCATTGAACATGACATGGAATTTGTGCGTCAAATTGCCCGCAAAGTCACAGTATTACATGAAGGAACAGTATTGTGTGAAGGAAGTTTTACAGAAATTCAAAATAACCCTAGTGTCATCGAAGTATATCTAGGACAACAACAAGAATAG
- a CDS encoding ArsJ-associated glyceraldehyde-3-phosphate dehydrogenase, with the protein MKVRVGINGFGRIGRLALRAAWGWSELEFVHINEIKGGAVTAAHLLKFDSVHGRWTPEVEAQGERVLIDGQPLSFTEYAQPGDVPWDELGVDLVLECSGKFRTPATLDPYFKRGVQKVIVAAPVKEEALNIVMGVNDHLYQPEKHHLLTAASCTTNCLAPVVKVIHEGLGIKHGIITTIHDNTNTQTIVDAPHKDLRRARATSLSLIPTTTGSATAIGLIYPELNGKLNGLAVRVPLLNASLTDCVFEVVRPTTVDEVNSLLKAASEQEPLKDILGYEERPLVSIDYKDDPRSSIIDALSTMVVNETQVKILAWYDNEWGYANRMVELARKVALSL; encoded by the coding sequence ATGAAAGTTCGTGTAGGAATCAATGGATTCGGTAGAATTGGACGACTGGCTCTGCGGGCTGCGTGGGGTTGGTCGGAATTAGAGTTTGTCCATATCAACGAAATTAAAGGTGGGGCTGTAACTGCTGCACACTTGCTGAAATTTGATTCTGTTCACGGACGCTGGACACCAGAGGTAGAAGCCCAAGGGGAACGTGTATTAATTGACGGTCAACCTCTGAGCTTTACTGAGTATGCTCAACCGGGTGACGTTCCTTGGGATGAGTTGGGTGTTGATTTGGTGCTGGAATGCTCCGGTAAATTTAGAACACCTGCTACTCTCGACCCCTATTTTAAACGCGGGGTACAGAAGGTAATTGTCGCTGCGCCGGTGAAGGAAGAAGCTTTAAATATTGTCATGGGGGTTAATGACCACCTCTATCAGCCAGAAAAGCATCATTTACTAACTGCTGCTTCCTGTACTACTAACTGTTTGGCTCCAGTAGTCAAGGTAATTCATGAAGGCTTGGGGATTAAGCATGGAATTATTACCACCATTCATGACAATACCAATACTCAAACTATTGTTGATGCACCTCATAAAGATTTGCGTCGGGCGCGGGCTACGAGCTTATCTCTGATTCCCACAACTACAGGGTCAGCAACAGCAATTGGTTTAATTTATCCCGAACTCAACGGTAAGCTCAACGGTTTAGCTGTGAGAGTGCCATTACTCAATGCTTCTTTAACAGATTGTGTGTTTGAAGTCGTGCGACCAACCACAGTAGATGAAGTTAATAGTTTGTTGAAAGCAGCTTCTGAACAAGAACCACTCAAAGATATTTTGGGTTACGAAGAGCGTCCTTTAGTATCTATTGATTACAAGGATGATCCTCGTTCTTCTATTATTGATGCTCTCTCCACAATGGTGGTGAATGAAACTCAAGTCAAAATCCTGGCTTGGTATGACAATGAATGGGGTTACGCAAATCGCATGGTTGAATTGGCTCGCAAGGTTGCATTGAGTCTTTAG
- a CDS encoding branched-chain amino acid ABC transporter permease, whose product MLTGFLEALFNGISIGAVLLIAALGLAIIFGLMGVINMAHGELMMFGAYTTFVVQNACKELGGVWFEFYIFLALIAAFLFTAVVGLILERGVIRYLYGRPLETLLATWGVSLIFQQFVRSVNWLLVIGIFLFCLLFFGGLKILNSRNILGKIRNWVVAVLLLLSLGMTIGTGNLLSNRQVVTQPWFGAQNVDVTAPNWLQEGISLGGVQLPFARLFIIALTIVCVAGIYLFLQRSNWGLRIRAVTQNRSMSACLGIPTQRVDAITFALGSGLAGVAGCAISLLGSVGPNTGQNYIIDTFMVVVVGGVGNLAGTILAALGIGTANFLIGSGTLAFLLSPIQPLADLLNFFATTSMAKVLVFALIIVFLQWKPGGIFPQKGRTVDI is encoded by the coding sequence GTGTTAACAGGTTTCTTAGAGGCTTTATTTAATGGCATTAGTATTGGGGCAGTATTATTAATTGCTGCCTTAGGACTAGCTATTATATTTGGGTTGATGGGCGTTATTAATATGGCCCATGGTGAGTTGATGATGTTCGGCGCTTATACAACATTTGTTGTCCAAAATGCTTGCAAAGAGTTGGGTGGAGTGTGGTTTGAATTTTATATATTTTTGGCTTTGATTGCCGCTTTTTTATTCACGGCTGTTGTAGGGTTAATCTTAGAACGGGGGGTGATTCGTTATCTCTACGGAAGACCTTTAGAAACTCTTTTAGCAACTTGGGGCGTGAGTTTAATCTTTCAGCAGTTTGTTCGCAGTGTGAATTGGTTGTTAGTAATTGGCATATTTCTATTTTGTCTGTTGTTTTTTGGAGGGTTGAAAATTTTAAATTCTCGGAATATTTTGGGAAAAATTCGTAACTGGGTTGTGGCAGTATTGTTGTTACTTTCTTTAGGCATGACCATAGGAACAGGGAACTTATTGAGTAATCGGCAAGTAGTTACTCAACCTTGGTTTGGCGCTCAAAATGTAGATGTTACGGCTCCTAATTGGTTACAAGAGGGGATATCTTTGGGCGGTGTACAATTACCATTCGCTCGGTTATTTATTATTGCTTTGACTATAGTTTGTGTGGCAGGAATTTATCTATTTTTGCAGCGTTCTAACTGGGGTTTAAGGATTCGTGCTGTTACACAAAATCGCAGTATGAGTGCTTGTTTGGGTATCCCTACTCAAAGAGTTGATGCCATTACTTTTGCTTTGGGTTCTGGGTTGGCTGGTGTGGCTGGTTGTGCCATTAGTTTACTTGGTTCAGTAGGGCCAAATACTGGACAAAATTATATTATCGATACCTTTATGGTGGTGGTTGTTGGGGGTGTGGGTAATTTGGCAGGAACTATTTTAGCTGCGTTGGGAATCGGTACGGCTAATTTTTTAATTGGTTCTGGGACTCTGGCGTTTTTGTTGTCTCCTATTCAGCCTTTAGCCGATTTGTTGAATTTCTTTGCCACAACGAGTATGGCAAAGGTGTTAGTATTTGCACTGATTATTGTGTTTTTACAGTGGAAGCCTGGGGGAATTTTTCCTCAGAAAGGTCGTACTGTTGATATTTAA
- a CDS encoding DUF1308 domain-containing protein, protein MYISTKVIQQMINLDTVTAIAFIAENYPIRSLLRQYVNGQEMVITQTAFAEFTNIVKTVGKLSEQTRANRLLQRLTIIPDNPSPRALNLRPTRKLGRNDIIILGTGDKLGIVTTTADAKAVRAASAQGVNFDVYIHQPFPLTGN, encoded by the coding sequence ATGTACATATCTACAAAAGTTATTCAACAAATGATTAATCTAGATACCGTTACTGCTATAGCTTTCATAGCTGAAAATTACCCTATCCGCTCTTTGTTGCGACAATATGTAAACGGACAAGAAATGGTAATAACTCAAACTGCTTTTGCTGAGTTCACCAATATAGTCAAAACTGTTGGTAAACTATCAGAACAAACTAGAGCTAATCGCCTTTTGCAAAGACTAACTATCATCCCCGATAACCCATCACCTAGAGCTTTAAATCTCCGACCAACACGAAAATTAGGAAGAAACGATATCATTATTTTAGGTACAGGCGATAAACTAGGTATTGTCACCACCACAGCAGATGCAAAAGCTGTGAGAGCTGCTTCTGCTCAAGGTGTGAATTTTGATGTATATATTCATCAACCTTTTCCTTTAACTGGTAATTAA
- a CDS encoding STAS/SEC14 domain-containing protein — protein MPTMKVELQWSSDDLLKAVEQLSQADLKQFISQVIALQAQRTAPSLMQQESELLLKINQGISVEIQNYYNDLIAKRETETLTDEEHRQLLSLTEQIEKQQAQRIEYLVELANLRGISLNTLMESLGIQTQVYV, from the coding sequence ATGCCAACAATGAAAGTTGAACTACAATGGTCTTCAGATGATTTGCTCAAAGCGGTTGAGCAATTGAGTCAAGCAGATTTAAAGCAGTTTATTTCTCAAGTTATCGCTTTACAAGCACAACGTACTGCTCCGAGTTTGATGCAACAGGAGTCAGAATTGTTATTAAAAATTAATCAGGGAATTTCTGTAGAGATTCAGAACTATTACAACGATTTAATAGCTAAAAGAGAGACAGAAACGCTCACTGATGAGGAACATAGACAGTTATTGAGCTTAACTGAACAGATTGAAAAACAACAAGCACAACGTATTGAATATTTGGTAGAGTTGGCGAATTTACGAGGAATTTCGCTGAATACGTTAATGGAAAGTTTAGGTATTCAGACGCAAGTTTATGTCTGA
- the arsB gene encoding ACR3 family arsenite efflux transporter — protein MSPNQQNNQTPVQAGSNLSFFEKYLTVWVFLCILAGIVLGRLFPGVAVVLDAMSIYQVSIPIAICLFFMMYPIMVKIDFTQAVNAVRAPKPVILTLVVNWLIKPFTMVAFSQFFLGWLFRPLITGTELIRGNEVEIVNSYIAGTILLGIAPCTAMVLMWGYLSYANQGHTLVMVAVNSLLMLFLYAPLGRWLLAANDLIVPWQTIVLSVIIYVGLPLVAGMYSRYWILKHKGTEWFERRFIKYLTPVSITALLITLVLLFAFKGEVIVNNPLHILLIAVPLFIQTNFIFLISYVVALKLNLSYEDAAPAALIGASNHFEVAIATAVMLFGLNSGAALATVVGVLIEVPVMLMLVEVCKRTAAWFPREPQKATLLDPRCIHSL, from the coding sequence ATGAGTCCAAATCAACAAAATAATCAAACCCCTGTACAAGCCGGGAGTAATCTCAGCTTTTTTGAGAAATACCTCACCGTTTGGGTATTTTTGTGCATATTAGCAGGAATTGTATTAGGAAGATTATTTCCTGGGGTAGCAGTGGTGCTGGATGCAATGAGTATTTATCAAGTATCAATTCCCATTGCAATATGTCTGTTTTTCATGATGTACCCCATCATGGTAAAAATTGATTTCACCCAAGCTGTGAATGCTGTCCGCGCCCCCAAACCTGTAATTCTCACCTTGGTAGTTAACTGGTTAATTAAACCATTTACAATGGTGGCATTTTCGCAGTTTTTCTTGGGTTGGTTATTTCGTCCACTGATTACAGGTACAGAATTAATTCGTGGGAACGAAGTAGAAATAGTAAATTCCTACATTGCTGGGACAATTTTATTAGGAATTGCGCCTTGTACGGCAATGGTGTTGATGTGGGGATATCTTTCTTACGCTAATCAGGGACACACTTTGGTGATGGTGGCAGTTAATTCTCTGCTGATGCTGTTTTTGTATGCACCTTTGGGCAGATGGTTACTAGCCGCCAATGATTTAATAGTGCCTTGGCAAACTATAGTTTTATCGGTGATAATTTATGTTGGCTTGCCATTAGTGGCAGGAATGTACAGCCGTTATTGGATTTTAAAACACAAAGGCACAGAATGGTTTGAAAGACGATTTATCAAGTATCTCACTCCAGTTTCTATTACTGCCCTGCTGATTACTTTGGTCTTGTTATTTGCATTTAAGGGCGAAGTTATTGTTAATAATCCCTTACACATTTTGTTAATTGCTGTCCCACTATTTATTCAAACAAATTTCATTTTCTTAATTAGTTATGTGGTAGCATTAAAGCTGAATTTGTCTTATGAAGATGCCGCACCGGCAGCATTAATTGGAGCTAGCAATCACTTTGAAGTTGCGATCGCTACGGCTGTGATGTTGTTTGGTTTAAATTCTGGTGCTGCATTAGCGACAGTGGTAGGAGTTTTAATTGAAGTTCCAGTCATGTTGATGCTGGTTGAAGTTTGTAAACGCACGGCGGCTTGGTTCCCCAGAGAACCACAAAAAGCAACGTTACTAGATCCACGCTGTATTCATAGTTTGTAG
- the urtC gene encoding urea ABC transporter permease subunit UrtC yields MKKKGGQLILIEVGVVIAIALILILIMPAMLSAFRLNLLGRFLSLAIVGLGLDLIWGYTGLLSLGHGIFFSLGGYAIAMYLKLQIPSGELPDFMELYGVTELPWFWQPFYSFPVATVAVVLIPGLLAGLLGYLVFRNRLKGVYFSILTQAAVIIFFNFFNGQQQLFNGTNGLTGFRTLFGANVSDTQTQFIFYTLTVIFLAATYGICRWLTSGRFGRLLIAIRDDESRVRFSGYNPTEFKVLVFAVSGAIAGIAGAFYTLQSGSVSPRSMDIAFSIEMVIWVAVGGRATLTGAIVGTLLVNYARTFLSEQFAEIWLFFQGALFLIVVTVLPDGIMGWLKNQKMPLFNRRQQIATYPTLEEDPEVQNERQNLGN; encoded by the coding sequence ATGAAGAAAAAGGGAGGACAGTTAATTTTAATTGAGGTTGGGGTGGTCATAGCGATCGCACTTATCCTGATCTTAATTATGCCAGCAATGCTTTCAGCGTTTCGCTTGAATTTATTGGGGCGGTTTTTGTCCCTGGCGATTGTAGGTTTGGGTCTAGATTTGATTTGGGGTTACACTGGGCTGCTGAGTCTGGGACATGGGATTTTCTTCAGTTTGGGTGGATATGCGATCGCTATGTACCTGAAATTGCAAATTCCCTCTGGTGAACTACCCGATTTCATGGAATTGTATGGCGTTACAGAACTCCCTTGGTTTTGGCAACCTTTTTATTCCTTTCCAGTGGCGACAGTGGCTGTGGTGCTAATTCCAGGTTTACTAGCGGGATTGTTGGGATATTTAGTATTTCGTAATCGCCTCAAGGGAGTTTATTTTTCAATACTCACTCAAGCCGCAGTGATTATATTTTTCAACTTTTTTAATGGTCAACAACAATTGTTCAACGGTACAAACGGACTGACAGGTTTTAGAACTTTGTTTGGGGCAAATGTCAGTGATACCCAAACGCAATTTATTTTCTACACCCTGACAGTAATTTTTCTTGCAGCTACCTATGGGATTTGTCGCTGGTTGACAAGTGGACGCTTTGGCAGATTATTAATAGCTATACGAGATGATGAAAGTCGGGTGAGATTTTCCGGCTATAATCCGACAGAATTTAAAGTTTTAGTGTTTGCAGTTTCCGGTGCGATCGCAGGCATAGCAGGCGCATTCTATACTCTCCAAAGTGGGTCTGTATCGCCTAGATCAATGGATATTGCTTTTTCGATTGAAATGGTGATTTGGGTGGCAGTAGGGGGACGTGCAACCTTAACTGGGGCAATCGTCGGCACTTTATTAGTCAATTATGCCCGCACTTTTTTAAGTGAACAATTTGCAGAAATTTGGCTATTTTTTCAAGGCGCACTCTTTTTAATAGTCGTCACAGTCTTACCTGACGGCATCATGGGATGGTTAAAAAATCAGAAGATGCCACTTTTCAACCGCCGTCAACAAATTGCCACATATCCCACCTTAGAAGAAGACCCCGAAGTGCAAAATGAACGCCAAAATCTTGGAAACTGA
- the arsJ gene encoding organoarsenical effux MFS transporter ArsJ: protein MTSTASRANLKNYTLVTLAYWGFTITDGALRMLVLLYFDSIGYTPLQIASLFLFYEIFGVVTNFLGGWIGSQFGLKITLYAGIGLQVFSMVMLSWLNPAWTEWIAVGYVMVAQAFSGVAKDLTKMSSKSAIRLVVPQEAQSSLFKWVAVLTGSKNALKGVGFFVGSVLLTSVGFKNALLIMAGGLFLILFTGLMLPKGMGKIKAKVKFKQLFSKSKEINILSAARFFLFGSRDVWFVVGLPVFLRGTLGWSFYQVGGFLACWVIGYGVIQFIAPMLIQRFGSGQPPGSKTIQFWTFTLTAVPGAIALALQLGVPGNIAIVGGLLIFGVVFAFNSAVHSYLVLAFTDDDKVALNVGFYYMANSGGRLAGTVLSGLVFQYFDLVGCLWTSMFLVLAAALVTMKLPDPKPSQAISWKSEGGE from the coding sequence ATGACTTCTACAGCTTCTCGCGCTAATCTCAAGAATTATACTCTTGTTACTCTTGCCTATTGGGGTTTTACTATCACTGATGGTGCTTTGCGAATGCTGGTACTGTTGTATTTTGACAGTATTGGCTACACACCATTACAAATCGCTTCTTTGTTTCTGTTCTATGAAATATTTGGCGTTGTTACCAACTTTTTAGGCGGTTGGATTGGCTCTCAATTCGGATTGAAAATCACGCTTTACGCTGGTATCGGGTTACAGGTTTTCTCGATGGTGATGCTGTCATGGCTGAATCCAGCTTGGACAGAATGGATTGCTGTGGGTTATGTGATGGTGGCTCAGGCGTTTTCTGGGGTTGCTAAAGACTTGACCAAAATGAGTTCTAAAAGTGCCATTCGCTTGGTCGTCCCCCAAGAAGCTCAGTCATCTTTGTTTAAGTGGGTAGCAGTGTTAACAGGTTCTAAGAATGCCCTCAAAGGTGTTGGCTTCTTTGTTGGTAGTGTTCTCTTAACTTCGGTTGGTTTTAAGAATGCCTTGTTGATAATGGCTGGGGGACTGTTCTTAATTTTGTTCACTGGGTTAATGTTGCCTAAAGGTATGGGCAAAATCAAGGCAAAAGTTAAATTTAAGCAACTCTTTTCTAAGAGTAAAGAAATTAATATTCTCTCGGCGGCGCGATTTTTTCTCTTTGGTTCACGGGATGTTTGGTTTGTGGTGGGTTTGCCGGTTTTCTTGCGTGGGACTTTAGGCTGGTCATTTTATCAAGTTGGTGGATTCTTGGCTTGTTGGGTAATTGGTTATGGTGTTATTCAGTTTATAGCGCCCATGCTCATCCAGCGCTTTGGTTCTGGTCAGCCACCTGGGTCAAAAACTATCCAGTTTTGGACATTTACCCTGACTGCTGTTCCTGGTGCGATCGCCTTAGCGTTACAATTAGGTGTACCCGGTAATATCGCGATCGTTGGCGGACTGCTAATATTTGGTGTAGTCTTTGCCTTCAATTCCGCAGTACATTCCTACCTAGTATTAGCCTTCACCGATGACGATAAAGTAGCGCTGAATGTCGGCTTCTACTACATGGCTAACTCCGGTGGTCGATTAGCCGGCACAGTCCTATCAGGATTAGTCTTTCAATATTTCGACTTAGTGGGTTGTTTGTGGACATCCATGTTCTTAGTACTAGCAGCCGCATTAGTTACTATGAAACTACCAGATCCCAAACCCAGTCAGGCGATTTCTTGGAAATCCGAAGGTGGAGAATAG
- a CDS encoding DNA cytosine methyltransferase — translation MKTEQLVAIDLFAGAGGFSLGFEMAGFSIPLSVEIDSWACDTLRYNHPEMTVIQNDIREFNTLSSVKQICPYKPDIIIGGPPCQGFSIAGPAQKEPNDPRNTLFINFAQWITFLDPKAFVMENVKGLLSRKNSENVKVIDIIKKTFAEMGYFIELWVLNSAEYGVPQIRERVFIVGNKLGKKIGAPPKTHSLNLLNINSYQLSFGEIDLIPAIKLWDAISDLPLLNAREGQEEQPLILESQNYYQNWIRNGSQIVYNHVAMEHSQRLVERFKQIKWGQSSSDVPKEYGAKRRSGNGELSHKNYDQNNRRLNPYKPAHTIAASFYANFIHPFQHRNLTAREGARIQSFPDTYRFLGKKTVVSHKLLQRENRLNEKFLCQYNQIGNAVPPLLAKAIAVHLKEKLELCP, via the coding sequence ATGAAAACAGAGCAACTTGTGGCTATTGATTTATTTGCTGGTGCAGGAGGCTTTAGTTTAGGTTTTGAAATGGCAGGTTTTTCCATCCCTCTATCTGTTGAAATTGATTCTTGGGCTTGTGATACGTTGCGTTATAACCACCCAGAAATGACAGTAATTCAAAATGATATTCGTGAATTTAATACTTTAAGTAGTGTTAAACAAATCTGTCCATACAAACCCGATATTATTATCGGTGGTCCACCATGTCAAGGTTTTAGTATTGCTGGACCAGCCCAAAAAGAGCCGAATGATCCAAGAAATACTTTATTCATTAACTTTGCTCAGTGGATAACTTTTCTTGACCCAAAAGCATTTGTGATGGAAAATGTGAAGGGTTTACTATCTCGGAAAAATAGTGAAAATGTAAAAGTAATAGATATTATTAAAAAAACTTTTGCAGAAATGGGTTATTTTATAGAATTATGGGTACTTAATTCTGCTGAATATGGTGTACCCCAAATTAGGGAGAGAGTCTTTATTGTCGGAAACAAACTAGGTAAAAAAATAGGTGCCCCGCCAAAAACACACTCTCTAAATTTATTAAATATTAATAGTTATCAATTATCATTTGGAGAAATAGATTTAATTCCTGCAATTAAATTATGGGATGCTATTTCAGATTTACCTCTACTTAATGCGCGAGAAGGTCAAGAAGAACAACCCTTGATATTAGAATCACAAAATTACTATCAAAACTGGATCAGAAATGGTAGTCAAATTGTCTATAATCATGTAGCAATGGAACATTCTCAGAGGTTAGTAGAACGTTTTAAACAAATCAAATGGGGACAATCTAGTTCAGATGTACCAAAAGAATATGGTGCTAAACGCCGTAGTGGGAATGGTGAATTATCTCATAAAAACTACGACCAAAATAACAGGCGTTTAAATCCTTATAAACCAGCGCACACCATAGCAGCTTCTTTTTATGCAAATTTTATCCATCCTTTCCAGCACCGTAATTTAACCGCTCGTGAAGGTGCGCGTATTCAATCTTTTCCTGATACTTATCGTTTTTTAGGGAAGAAAACCGTTGTATCTCATAAATTATTACAAAGAGAAAATAGATTAAATGAGAAGTTTTTGTGTCAATATAATCAAATAGGTAACGCTGTACCACCTCTTCTTGCTAAAGCAATTGCAGTTCATCTTAAAGAGAAATTAGAACTATGTCCGTAA
- a CDS encoding DUF3349 domain-containing protein yields the protein MQITTLPHLQSTYKLIKCAFPSGIEPQAYLPLLALLSEEISDRNLAEVVACYSGKDYSVVLNDVYRVQSIDVPTPEAIANLKERLFMCGYQQWLEE from the coding sequence ATGCAAATCACTACTTTACCTCATCTACAAAGTACATATAAATTAATTAAGTGTGCTTTTCCCAGTGGAATAGAACCACAAGCTTATTTACCTCTTTTAGCATTACTCAGTGAGGAAATATCAGACAGAAACTTAGCCGAAGTTGTAGCTTGTTATAGCGGTAAAGATTATAGTGTTGTCCTCAATGATGTATATCGGGTGCAATCAATTGATGTACCAACACCTGAAGCTATTGCAAATTTAAAGGAAAGATTATTTATGTGTGGTTATCAACAGTGGCTTGAGGAATGA
- a CDS encoding PIN domain-containing protein, which translates to MRVFIDTNVVLDFLLEREPFVEDAVKLFAKIDAGEIAGFIAATTITNIYYIIRKAAGVKVAEDAISQILSDLHICAVDKNVLEQAISLNFKDFEDAVQYACAMISMVDVIATRDVSGFVGSEIPVMLAGELCNISSK; encoded by the coding sequence ATGCGAGTTTTTATTGATACGAATGTTGTTCTTGATTTTTTACTTGAACGAGAGCCTTTTGTGGAAGATGCAGTCAAGTTATTTGCAAAAATTGATGCTGGTGAGATTGCAGGGTTTATTGCTGCTACCACAATTACTAATATTTATTATATTATTCGTAAAGCCGCAGGGGTGAAAGTTGCTGAAGATGCAATATCACAAATTCTCTCAGATTTACACATTTGTGCGGTTGATAAAAATGTTTTAGAACAAGCAATATCCTTAAATTTTAAAGATTTTGAGGATGCTGTGCAGTACGCTTGTGCGATGATATCTATGGTAGATGTAATTGCAACTCGTGATGTGTCTGGATTTGTTGGTTCAGAAATTCCAGTGATGTTAGCTGGGGAGTTATGTAATATTTCTAGCAAATGA